The following proteins are encoded in a genomic region of Rubrobacter xylanophilus DSM 9941:
- a CDS encoding response regulator transcription factor, giving the protein MKEKILLVDDDAALLEVTSILLVSEGYEVLAAEDGIEALETLDREEPDLVVLDIMMPRLSGFEVLKKIRERSDVPVILLTAKSQSVDKVVGLELGADDYITKPFDTKELLARIKAILRRLGRREGGRRDGVLRLGPLEMDTNAYTVTRDGEPLDLTPTEFKILALLLRRPGQAFTRAQISEAVSTGSHYLASRYIDVHISRLRSKIERDPSRPEIIQTVPSVGYRAARLEG; this is encoded by the coding sequence TTGAAGGAGAAGATACTTCTGGTCGACGATGACGCGGCGCTTCTGGAGGTCACGAGCATCCTGCTGGTCTCCGAGGGGTATGAGGTACTGGCTGCGGAGGACGGCATCGAGGCGCTCGAGACGCTGGACCGGGAGGAGCCGGACCTGGTGGTGCTGGACATCATGATGCCCCGGCTCAGCGGGTTCGAGGTGTTGAAGAAGATCCGGGAGCGGAGCGACGTTCCGGTCATCCTGCTCACCGCCAAGAGCCAGTCGGTGGACAAGGTGGTGGGGCTGGAGCTCGGGGCCGACGACTACATCACCAAGCCCTTCGACACCAAGGAGCTTCTGGCGCGCATAAAGGCCATTCTCCGGCGGCTCGGGCGGCGGGAGGGCGGCCGCCGGGACGGGGTGCTCCGGCTCGGCCCGCTGGAGATGGACACCAACGCCTACACCGTGACCCGCGACGGCGAGCCGCTGGACCTCACCCCCACGGAGTTCAAGATCCTGGCGCTGCTCCTGCGGCGGCCCGGGCAGGCCTTCACCCGGGCCCAGATCTCCGAGGCGGTCTCCACCGGGTCGCACTATCTGGCCAGCCGCTACATAGACGTGCACATCTCGCGTCTGAGGTCCAAGATAGAGCGCGACCCCTCGCGACCCGAGATCATCCAGACCGTCCCGAGCGTCGGCTACCGGGCGGCCCGGCTCGAGGGCTGA